The Acidimicrobiales bacterium genomic sequence GGGTGCTGGACGCCGCCGGGCGCGGAGGCGACGCCGCCCCCGCCTCCACCGCCCCCGATCTCGACGCGGTCGTGGCGGAGGTGCGCGACGAGGTCGCGCTGCTCTGCTCGAAGTTCACGCCCTATCCCGACCTGGCGTAGCCGGTGGCCGCCTACGCCGAGGTCTTCGCCCTCGCCGCGCTACTGACCTACGGGTTGACCTTCCCGGTCCGGCGGGTCGCGACCGTGCTCGGCGCCATCGTCGAGCCCGACGAGCGGCGCGCCCATCTGGTGCGCACCCCGACCGTCGGCGGGGCGGCCATGTACCTGGCCTTCCTGGTGGCCATGGCCGTGGCCTCGCTGATGCCGGCGTTCCACCAGGTGTTCCATCCCAGCTCGGCGCCCCTCGGGGTGGTGCTGGGCGCCACGGTGATCTTCGCCGTGGGTGCGGTGGACGATCTGCGGGAGGTGTCGGCCCCGGCCAAGCTGGCGGGGACGGTCGTGGCCGCGACCGTCCTGTACTTCCTCGGGGTGACGCTGCTGTACTTCCGCGTCCCGTTCGCCGGCTTCATCGTCCTCGGGCCCGACCTCACCCCGCTGCTGACGGCGTTGTGGGTGGCGGTGATGGCCAACGCCATCAACCTGATCGACGGGCTGGACGGCCTGGCGGCGGGCATCGTGGCCATCGCCGCCGGGTCGTTCTTCGTCTACGCCGAGCGCCTCTCGCATCTCGGCCTGCTGTCGGCCGACAACGTCGGCCCGCTGGTCGCGGCCATCGCATGTGGGGTGTGTGTCGGATTCCTGCCCCACAACCTCCACCCGGCCCGGATCTTCATGGGGGACGCCGGGGCGCTGTTCCTCGGCCTCCTGATGGCGGCGTCGACCATGGTCGTCGGGGGCCAGACCGCCAACCAGTTCCACTTCACGGGGGAGACCTACTTCTTCTTCGCCCCGCTTTTCATCCCGTTCGTGATCCTCGGGGTGCCGATCCTCGACACGGCGTTCGCCCTCGTGCGACGAACGGCCCGGCGGGCCAGCCCGGCGCTGGCGGACCGGGAGCACCTCCACCACCGCCTGATGCGCCTGGGGCACGGCCACCGGCGGTCGGTGCTGATCCTGTGGGTGTGGACGGCGATCCTCTCCGGCCTGGTCCTCTACCCGACGTTCGACCTTCCGGGGGCGGGCTCGACCAATGCCATCGTGCCCTTCGGGATCCTGGCCCTGGGGGTCGTCCTGTACACGCTGTTCCACCCGGGCGTGCGCCAGAAGTCGCCGGCCTGACGCCCTCGGATCACGGTTTTGAGGCCCCATAGCCTTCGTTTTGCATCACCCTCGTTCTCCATGCGAACATGCCGCCGTGACGCCCTACCAGCGCCCTCCGGGGCCTCTGTCCGGCCGTGAGCCGGCGTCCCCCGGGCATCCTCCAGTTCGCCCAGTTGGGGCTGATGGGGGCGGCCTGCCTGCTCGGCGGGGGGGGCCTCGGGTGGTTGGTGGACAGCGTGGCGGGAACCCTGCCGCTGTTCCTGTTTCTCGGTTTGGTCGGGGGCGCAACCCTCGGTGCGGTCATGACCTGGCGGGAGGTCAAGAGGTCCATGTAGTCCGGGAGGGAGGCCGCGGTGCTCGGTAGCGGGATGTTGGGCACGGCCTTCCCGGTGAGCGAGGTCGACGCCGTCATCCGGCGCACGCTGCGGGCGGCGCTGGCCCTCGGGATCCTGGCGGTCGGCGCGGGCGTTGCCCTCGGTCAGGTGCTCGTCGGCCCGGGCGTCATCATCGGTCTCGGCCTCAGCATCTTCAACAACCGGATGTTCCAGCTGTCGGCGGCCCGCTTCACGACCGAGGAGGGCAAGGTCGTCCGCAAGCCGTTCGCGTCGAGCGTGGCCGTCCGCCTGGGGGTCTGCACGGCGGTGGCGCTGATCCTCACGTGGCTGGTCCCGCCGCTCGGCTGGGGTGTGATCGGCGGGCTGGCTGCCTACCAGATGCTCCTGCTGATCAACTCACTGGGGGCGCTGGTGGCGTGGCAGCGCCGGGAGGCGGGACGCGATGCCTAGCCTCGGCGCGCTGGCCCCGGTCCTCGCCATCCCGAACATCCCGGTCGGGGACCACGTGGTCCGCAAGATCGGCGGGATCTCGCTGAACCTGGACACGATCTGGACCACGCTCATCGCCGGCGCCATCGTGCTGGGCCTGGGCCTGTACGTGAGGTCCAAGGGCCGCTCCGGGGTGCCGAGCAAGATCCAGCTGCTGTGGGAATTCGTGGTCGGCTCGGTGCAGGACCAGGTCGAGGCCAGCCTCGGGCCCCAGTACCGCCAGGTGGTGCCGCTGGCCGTCACCATCTTCATGCTGGTCCTCACGGCCAACTGGATCGAGGTCCTGCCCGGCGTCTACCACAACACCGACTACCTCCCGGCCGCCAGCGCCGACGTCAACCTCACCTACGCCCTCGGCATCCTGGTGATCGTCCTGGCCAATGCCGCCGCCATCCGGCGCAAGGGACTGCGACGCTACGTGGCCCACTACTTCCGGGCCCCCCGGGTGATGTTCCCCATGCACATCATCGAGGAGGTGGTGAAGCCGTTCACGCTGGCCCTCCGACTCTTCGGGAACCTCTTCGCCGGCGGGATCATGATTGCCCTGATCCTGGCGTTCACGACGCCGATCTCGTCACCGGTGACGGCGGTGGTGACCATGGGCTGGAAGCTGTTCGACATGTTCATCGGCGCCATCCAGGCATTCATCTTCGCCTTGCTCACGATCCTGTACTACGAGTTCGCCGTGTCCGAAGAGGCGCACTGATGTGCGCCGACCTGCACTGATCCCCGAGACATCACCCAGATAGGAGACATCCCTAAATGGCAGCAACCACTCAGAAGGCAATCGAGCTGGCCGGGGCGTTCGCCGGCGGTGGGCTGGCCATGGGCGGCGGGGCCATCGGTGCCGCCATCGGTGACGGCCTGGCCGGGAGCCAGACCATCGCGGGCATCGCCCGTCAGCCCGAGGTCCAGGGACGCCTGTACACGACGATGTTCCTGATCGTCGGCCTGGTCGAGGCCATGTACTTCATCAACCTCGCCATCATGGCCCTGTTCGTGTTCGTCCTGGCCAAGGGCTGATCCCGACCGTGGTTCTCGCTTCGAACTTCCTCGTCCCCAACGCCACCTTCGTCGTCGAGCTGATCGCCTTCCTGCTCGTGCTCGGCGCGCTGGCGCGCTGGGTGCTGCCTCCGCTGAACCGGATGATGGAGGAGCGCCAGGACACGATCCGCAAGGCGCTCGAGGACGCCGAGGAAGCGCGGCGGCGGGCGGACGAGACCGAGGTCGAGTACAAGCGCGCCCTCGACGAGGCCCGGGCCCAGGCCCGTCAGCTGGTCGACGAGGCCAACCGGTTGGGTGAGGAGCTGCGCGCCCAGGCGCGCGAGCGCGGGGAGCAGGAGTACCAGCGCCTCCTGACCCGGGCCACCGGGGACATCCAGGCCGCCACCCAGCAGGCCGCCGAGCAGCTGCGCGGCCAGGTGGGAGAGCTGGTCGTGCTGGTCGTAGAGCGGGTCATCGGCCAGGTGATGGACGACCGGGCCCAGAGGGCCCTGATCGACCGCACCATCTCCGAGGCCGAGAGCGAGGCCGGCATCGGAGGGAGCGCGGCCCGTTGAGAGTCGCATCGGGGAGCCGGCGTTGAGGGAGTCGATCCACGGCTACGCCGACGCGGTGCTCGAGGCGGCCGGCGCCTCCGGCGGGGGCGCGGAGCTGGCCGAGCAGCTCGGCGCGGTCGTCAGCCTGGTCCGCTCGTCCTCGGACCTGGGCGGGGTGCTGGCCGACCCCGGCGTGCCCGCCCGCCAGCGCCGGGCCGTGCTCACCGATCTTCTGCAGAGCCGCATGCCCGCCGAGGTGGTGGGGCTGGTCGGCTACGCCATCGAGAAGGACCGGGCCCCGGAGGCGGGGGCCAACCTGGAGTGGCTCGAGCGGGTCGCCGCCCGGGCCGCCCGGGGCGAGGCCGCCGACGACGCCCTCGTCCTCAGCCGGCACGCCGCCCACGAGCGCATCGACGGCTACGCCACAGCGGTCCTGTCCCCGGTCGCGGCGG encodes the following:
- the atpB gene encoding F0F1 ATP synthase subunit A, translated to MPSLGALAPVLAIPNIPVGDHVVRKIGGISLNLDTIWTTLIAGAIVLGLGLYVRSKGRSGVPSKIQLLWEFVVGSVQDQVEASLGPQYRQVVPLAVTIFMLVLTANWIEVLPGVYHNTDYLPAASADVNLTYALGILVIVLANAAAIRRKGLRRYVAHYFRAPRVMFPMHIIEEVVKPFTLALRLFGNLFAGGIMIALILAFTTPISSPVTAVVTMGWKLFDMFIGAIQAFIFALLTILYYEFAVSEEAH
- the atpF gene encoding F0F1 ATP synthase subunit B; translated protein: MVLASNFLVPNATFVVELIAFLLVLGALARWVLPPLNRMMEERQDTIRKALEDAEEARRRADETEVEYKRALDEARAQARQLVDEANRLGEELRAQARERGEQEYQRLLTRATGDIQAATQQAAEQLRGQVGELVVLVVERVIGQVMDDRAQRALIDRTISEAESEAGIGGSAAR
- the atpE gene encoding ATP synthase F0 subunit C, whose protein sequence is MAATTQKAIELAGAFAGGGLAMGGGAIGAAIGDGLAGSQTIAGIARQPEVQGRLYTTMFLIVGLVEAMYFINLAIMALFVFVLAKG
- a CDS encoding MraY family glycosyltransferase yields the protein MAAYAEVFALAALLTYGLTFPVRRVATVLGAIVEPDERRAHLVRTPTVGGAAMYLAFLVAMAVASLMPAFHQVFHPSSAPLGVVLGATVIFAVGAVDDLREVSAPAKLAGTVVAATVLYFLGVTLLYFRVPFAGFIVLGPDLTPLLTALWVAVMANAINLIDGLDGLAAGIVAIAAGSFFVYAERLSHLGLLSADNVGPLVAAIACGVCVGFLPHNLHPARIFMGDAGALFLGLLMAASTMVVGGQTANQFHFTGETYFFFAPLFIPFVILGVPILDTAFALVRRTARRASPALADREHLHHRLMRLGHGHRRSVLILWVWTAILSGLVLYPTFDLPGAGSTNAIVPFGILALGVVLYTLFHPGVRQKSPA